The stretch of DNA CCCGATTTACCGCTGGAGGGCGGGTTGATTTACAGGGTCGGGTGGTTATCCCCGGGCTGGTGAATACCCACGGGCATTGGGCGATGACGCTCATGCGCGGATTGGTTGATGACTGTCCGCTTGAACAATGGTTAGGGACCATCTGGCGGGTAGAAGCGGCAGTGCTTTCTCCTGAAACCGTCGTGACCGGTTCTGAGTTGGCCATCATCGAAATGCTGCGTTCCGGTACCACCTGCGCGGCTGATATGTACTGGTATTACCCGGAGGTGACGGAAACATCCCGACGAGCAGGATTCCGTATCGTAACCGGACCCAGTTTTGCAGAAATTGAAGGGTTTGAAGATTATCGCCATACCAACCAGATGATTGCCATCGAATACCTGGACCATTATGTCGATGTGCCCCTGGTGCATCCGTGCATCCAGGCGCATTCTGCTTATACCACGAGTCCGACGACCCTGGAACACGTGATGGGGTTGGTTCATGACCGTGGTTTACTTTTTGTGACTCATGCCTCTGAATCGAAAGGTGAGTTGGAACTGGTTCAGGAAAAGCATGGCGCACGCCCCATTGCGGTTTTAGATAAATTTGGTTTGTTGAGTGAACGCACCTTATTAGCCCATTGTGTGCACCTCACGGATGAGGAGATTGGTCGCCTGGCTGAGACAGGTACCTCGGTGGCGCATTGCCCTTCATCGAACTTGAAGCTGTCTTCGGGAATTGCGCGGGTAGCCGATATGCTTGCCCAGGGCGTTAATGTGAGCATCGGCACGGACGGCCCAGCCAGCAATAACGACCTTGACCTGTTTCACGAAGCGCAACTGGCGGCGCTGGTGCAAAAGGGCGTTACCGGCAATCCGAAGGTCTTGCCTGCTGAAAAAGTATTCTCGATGCTCACCATCGATGGCGCTCGCGCCGTTGGTTTGGATGACATCATCGGATCGTTGGAAGTTGGAAAATCTGCTGACCTGGTTGTGATTGATTTTAATTCAGCCAACCTGACGCCTTGTTACGATTATTATTCGCATTTGATTTATGCCCTTTCGATCGGTGATGTTCGAGATGCGATGGTTGCCGGGCAGATGCTGATGAAGGATCGGCAGATGCTTACATTGGATGAAGCCGCAACTCGCGCCGAAGCCAATCGCATCGCCAGGGAAGTTTTTTAATCCCTGTGTGTCGATAAAATTGAGACAACTGACGCCCATAATTTCGATGATCAGGCGGAGGAGAAGTGATAGGTCTCAAAAAAACATCAACTCACCAGACCCGGAAGTGATAATCAAACCTCAGTGATGGAGATAGACAGCAGAATATCAATAGAGAATGATCAAGAACGATGATGCCTGTAAACAACCCGTGGAGAATGGGGAATTACTACGATCCAATGACAATCCGTTTTTGAAGCACAATTTCGAATCCAGAGACAACAGGAGTTCCCTTGAAAAAGGGGATGTCAGATTTTGAGATATTTATGATTTAACAAGAAGATCCATAGTGCTTTCGTTTTATGAATGAATTAGAATTAAATGGAGGTGTAATGAAACAACAGAAAATCGTCGTATTTGGAAGTTATATCGCTGATCTAATAACTCATTGCAATAGATTGCCTACAATTGGGGAGACAATTAAAGCAAGCTCCTTTAATAGTGGGCCTGGAGGAAAGGGGTCTAACCAAGCTGTCGCTGCACAAAGAGCTGGCGCAGATGTTTTGTTGATAACAAAAATTGGAAATGATTACTTTGGAAAAGCTGCTTTAGATTTTTATTCATCAGAAAACATGCCTTTGGAAGGAATTATTGTTGACAATAACCATGCAACAGGATGTGCATTAATTATGGTCGGTGATGATACAGCGCAAAATATGATAACAGTTTATCTTGGCGCCTGTGATCACTTTACTTCAAAAGATATCGAATTCGCCAAGACTTTGATAAACGGAGCAGATATCATTTTAGTTCAACTTGAAACAAACTTAAATGCGACAACTGATATTCTGCAATATGCAAAGCGTTGTGATTGCCTTACTGTTTTAAATCCTGCTCCAGCTCAACAATTCGATGAAAATTTCTATGAGTTAGTTGATATTGTAATTCCAAATGAAACGGAAGCATCCATTCTGACAAACTCAATGGTTGAAAATGATCTCAATAGTTTAAGATTTGCAGCTAATAACTTTATTCGAAAAGGTGTTAATAAAATAATAATTACTTTGGGATCAAATGGTGTCTATGGCTTTGATGGTGCAAGTGATTTTATTTATCCTGCAAATGCTCCTTATCGGGTTGTTGATACCACAGGTGCAGGCGATGCATTTTGCGGAGGATTTGTTGCTGGATTATCAAAAAATTACAGTTTCTATGATTCGGTTCGCTACGGGACAACGGTTGCTGGTCTTTCTGTAACAAAATATGGAGCTGCCCCGTCAATGCCTTATGCGGAAGAGATAAATAAATATTATAAAAAATGAATTAAGAATAGTAGAATGGAACAATTAAATGACTAAGAAAATTGATTACTCAGAAATGATCAGAATC from Brevefilum fermentans encodes:
- the rbsK gene encoding ribokinase, producing MKQQKIVVFGSYIADLITHCNRLPTIGETIKASSFNSGPGGKGSNQAVAAQRAGADVLLITKIGNDYFGKAALDFYSSENMPLEGIIVDNNHATGCALIMVGDDTAQNMITVYLGACDHFTSKDIEFAKTLINGADIILVQLETNLNATTDILQYAKRCDCLTVLNPAPAQQFDENFYELVDIVIPNETEASILTNSMVENDLNSLRFAANNFIRKGVNKIIITLGSNGVYGFDGASDFIYPANAPYRVVDTTGAGDAFCGGFVAGLSKNYSFYDSVRYGTTVAGLSVTKYGAAPSMPYAEEINKYYKK
- a CDS encoding amidohydrolase family protein, whose amino-acid sequence is MMIKETNRIDTLLTGGTIITMNPERQVLHDAALAVHEGKILWIGDASEAESRFTAGGRVDLQGRVVIPGLVNTHGHWAMTLMRGLVDDCPLEQWLGTIWRVEAAVLSPETVVTGSELAIIEMLRSGTTCAADMYWYYPEVTETSRRAGFRIVTGPSFAEIEGFEDYRHTNQMIAIEYLDHYVDVPLVHPCIQAHSAYTTSPTTLEHVMGLVHDRGLLFVTHASESKGELELVQEKHGARPIAVLDKFGLLSERTLLAHCVHLTDEEIGRLAETGTSVAHCPSSNLKLSSGIARVADMLAQGVNVSIGTDGPASNNDLDLFHEAQLAALVQKGVTGNPKVLPAEKVFSMLTIDGARAVGLDDIIGSLEVGKSADLVVIDFNSANLTPCYDYYSHLIYALSIGDVRDAMVAGQMLMKDRQMLTLDEAATRAEANRIAREVF